In Blautia sp. SC05B48, a single genomic region encodes these proteins:
- the mgtE gene encoding magnesium transporter yields MTKRNQDFSKDILSLIRSSVSPAVLSERLQDFHENDLAEVLRELSTAERSRLYRILESSMLADVFEYLEEEETVKYLEEMDVKKAAAILSKMETDALADVLKQIDKEKRKLLIQLLDEQVRKDIEMIRSFDEDEIGSRMTTNCIVIRENLTVKQAMSELVSQAADNDNISTIFAVTDRGEFYGALDLKDLITARQDHPMEELIVTSYPYVYGTEQIDDCMERLKDYSEDSIPVLDDDNRFLGVITSAGIIDLVDDEMGEDYAKLAGLTAEEDLKEPLFESMKKRMPWLIVLLGLGMLVSSVVGMFEKVVTCLPIIMCFQSLILDMAGNVGTQSLAVTIRVLMDETLTGRQKAELVLKEMRIGLCNGGLLGILSFVLIGLYIFLFKGKTLVFAYAVSGCIGLSLLVAMLVSSAVGTCIPLFFKKVGVDPAVASGPLITTVNDLVAVITYYGMSWIFLIEMFHLAG; encoded by the coding sequence ATGACAAAAAGAAATCAGGATTTTTCAAAAGATATTCTGAGTCTGATCCGAAGCAGTGTTTCTCCGGCAGTTTTAAGTGAAAGGCTGCAGGATTTCCACGAAAACGATCTGGCGGAAGTATTAAGAGAATTAAGCACTGCGGAGCGCAGCAGACTATACCGTATCCTGGAAAGCAGTATGCTGGCAGATGTTTTTGAGTATCTGGAGGAAGAAGAAACTGTAAAATATCTGGAGGAGATGGATGTTAAAAAAGCGGCAGCCATTCTTTCCAAAATGGAAACCGATGCCCTGGCAGATGTTTTAAAGCAGATCGATAAAGAAAAACGCAAGCTTCTGATCCAGCTTCTGGATGAACAGGTGCGGAAAGATATCGAAATGATCCGCTCCTTTGATGAGGATGAGATCGGAAGCAGAATGACAACGAACTGCATTGTGATCCGTGAAAACCTGACCGTAAAGCAGGCCATGAGTGAGCTGGTTTCTCAGGCGGCAGATAATGATAATATTTCTACGATTTTTGCAGTGACGGACAGAGGGGAGTTTTATGGAGCCCTGGATCTGAAGGATCTGATCACAGCAAGACAGGACCACCCTATGGAAGAGCTGATCGTAACTTCCTATCCATATGTGTATGGTACTGAGCAGATCGATGACTGTATGGAACGACTGAAGGATTATTCCGAAGATTCCATTCCTGTATTGGACGATGACAATCGTTTCCTTGGAGTGATCACATCCGCAGGGATCATCGATCTGGTAGATGATGAGATGGGAGAGGATTATGCAAAGCTGGCCGGTCTGACTGCAGAGGAAGATCTGAAAGAACCTCTTTTTGAAAGCATGAAAAAAAGAATGCCCTGGCTGATCGTTCTTCTGGGCCTTGGTATGCTGGTATCTTCTGTTGTGGGAATGTTTGAAAAAGTAGTTACCTGTCTGCCGATCATCATGTGCTTCCAGTCTCTGATCCTGGATATGGCAGGAAATGTTGGAACCCAGTCCCTGGCTGTAACCATCCGTGTACTGATGGATGAGACGCTGACGGGAAGACAGAAAGCAGAGCTTGTGCTGAAGGAAATGCGGATCGGTCTCTGCAACGGTGGTCTGCTCGGTATTCTGTCTTTTGTACTGATCGGATTGTATATTTTCTTATTCAAAGGAAAAACACTCGTATTTGCCTATGCGGTATCCGGCTGTATCGGATTATCCCTGCTGGTGGCCATGCTGGTATCCAGTGCAGTGGGAACCTGCATACCGCTGTTTTTCAAAAAGGTTGGTGTGGACCCGGCAGTAGCCTCAGGTCCTCTGATCACTACGGTAAATGACCTTGTAGCCGTGATAACATACTATGGAATGAGCTGGATATTCCTGATTGAGATGTTCCACCTGGCTGGCTGA
- a CDS encoding alanine/glycine:cation symporter family protein yields the protein MIVTMIEKVYSFLWGDLIRIPLPGGSTLGISLLILLLIPTGIYFTIRTKLLPIRLFPDMVRALSEKKSDKKNLSAFQTLIVSTATRVGMGNLVGVVAAISAGGAGAVFWMWITALIGSSTAFIEATLAQLYKEKDPLYGGYRGGPAYYIHRYWEEKQGRKRKKVLLSVLFAISGLICWCGISQVISNSVTASFKNAFDIPPLYTTIVLVVIAAVIVLRKNATVKVLDILVPVMAVLYFVITLFIIFTNLGSMPGVFKRIFEEAFGFRQAAAGGFGVVLMNGVKRGLFSNEAGSGSAPCAAAAAECDSPVKAGFVQALGVFVDTIVICSCTAMIMLLVPEDLVQGLSGMELLQTAMHYHMGQFGVIFIAATLFMFSFSTFLGILFYARGNVSYLFGDNWGSQTGYKVLALVMLFIGGIAAYTFVWDLGDVGIGLMTIFNIFMLYPLGEKALKELKIYESEKKKK from the coding sequence ATGATAGTAACAATGATCGAAAAGGTCTATTCATTTCTGTGGGGAGATCTGATAAGGATCCCGCTTCCGGGAGGAAGTACGCTGGGAATCTCACTTCTGATCCTGCTTCTGATTCCGACTGGTATTTATTTTACCATCCGGACAAAGCTTCTGCCGATCCGTCTTTTTCCGGATATGGTGCGAGCCCTGTCAGAAAAGAAAAGTGACAAAAAAAATCTTTCAGCATTTCAGACGCTGATCGTATCTACAGCTACCCGTGTGGGAATGGGAAACCTGGTCGGTGTGGTAGCTGCAATCTCAGCAGGAGGTGCAGGAGCGGTATTCTGGATGTGGATCACGGCGCTGATCGGTTCCTCCACTGCTTTTATCGAAGCGACCCTGGCACAGCTCTATAAAGAAAAGGATCCTCTTTATGGTGGCTACAGGGGCGGTCCTGCCTACTATATCCACCGCTATTGGGAAGAAAAACAGGGCAGAAAACGAAAAAAGGTTCTGCTTTCCGTTCTGTTTGCCATTTCCGGCCTGATCTGCTGGTGTGGGATCAGTCAGGTTATCAGCAATTCCGTCACGGCGTCTTTCAAAAATGCTTTTGATATTCCGCCGCTGTATACTACCATCGTGCTGGTAGTGATCGCAGCTGTGATCGTGCTTCGGAAGAATGCAACGGTTAAAGTTCTGGATATTCTGGTGCCGGTGATGGCAGTGCTTTATTTTGTGATCACACTGTTTATTATATTTACAAATCTCGGAAGTATGCCAGGAGTATTTAAACGGATTTTTGAAGAAGCTTTCGGATTTCGTCAGGCTGCTGCCGGCGGATTTGGCGTCGTGCTGATGAACGGAGTAAAAAGAGGTCTTTTTTCCAATGAAGCGGGAAGCGGCTCCGCTCCCTGTGCAGCAGCGGCAGCAGAATGTGACAGTCCGGTAAAAGCCGGATTTGTCCAGGCCCTGGGTGTATTTGTGGATACGATCGTGATCTGTAGCTGTACAGCCATGATCATGCTTCTGGTACCGGAGGATCTGGTACAGGGACTTTCCGGAATGGAACTTCTTCAGACTGCCATGCATTATCATATGGGACAGTTTGGAGTGATCTTTATTGCTGCAACACTGTTTATGTTCAGCTTTTCCACATTCCTGGGAATCCTGTTTTATGCAAGAGGCAATGTGTCCTATCTTTTTGGGGATAACTGGGGTTCACAGACAGGATATAAGGTGCTGGCACTGGTGATGCTGTTTATCGGTGGGATCGCAGCTTACACATTTGTATGGGATCTGGGAGATGTAGGAATTGGCCTGATGACGATCTTTAATATTTTCATGCTGTATCCTCTTGGGGAAAAAGCACTGAAAGAGCTGAAAATCTATGAATCGGAAAAGAAGAAAAAATAA
- the thrH gene encoding bifunctional phosphoserine phosphatase/homoserine phosphotransferase ThrH produces MYITCLDVEGVLVPEIWIAFAEASGIPELKRTTRDEPDYDKLMNWRLGILKEHGLGLKEIQETIAKIDPLPGAKEFLDELRSFSQVILISDTFTQFATPLMEKLGRPTLFCNSLEVAENGEITGFKMRCEKSKLTTVKALQSMGFETIASGDSYNDLGMIQASKAGFLFRSTEQIRADHPEIPAYEEYDELLAAIREAMK; encoded by the coding sequence ATGTATATTACATGTCTGGACGTAGAAGGTGTACTGGTACCGGAAATCTGGATCGCATTTGCAGAGGCAAGCGGAATCCCAGAGCTTAAGAGAACAACCCGTGATGAGCCGGATTATGATAAGCTGATGAACTGGAGACTTGGAATTTTGAAGGAGCATGGTCTGGGACTGAAAGAGATCCAGGAGACTATTGCAAAGATCGATCCCCTTCCGGGAGCAAAAGAATTTCTGGATGAGCTGAGATCTTTTTCCCAGGTGATACTGATCAGTGATACCTTTACACAGTTTGCAACTCCACTGATGGAGAAGCTTGGACGACCGACACTTTTCTGTAATTCCCTGGAAGTAGCAGAGAATGGAGAGATCACAGGCTTTAAGATGCGCTGTGAGAAATCCAAGCTGACAACTGTGAAGGCACTGCAGTCCATGGGATTTGAGACTATCGCAAGCGGGGATTCCTACAATGATCTCGGAATGATCCAGGCAAGCAAAGCAGGCTTCCTTTTCCGCAGTACAGAGCAGATCCGTGCAGATCATCCGGAAATTCCTGCTTACGAAGAATACGATGAACTTCTTGCAGCGATCAGAGAAGCGATGAAATGA